Part of the Marinifilum sp. JC120 genome, AGGGAAAGACTTCCTGAACGGATGACATCCTCCCAATGCGGGGAGTCTGTATCAACACGAAAGCACAAGGCCCCTTTGGACCTCGGCAGACCGGGGGGCAAATTCTCCATGTGAATCATGCCGATGCCCTGCACCGCACGCGCCAGCAGGGTGCTCATACCGTGGGTGGCCGAAAGCTTGGCAATATTCAACAGTTCCGGCAGGGATTGTTCCGGGTTCTCGGTCTTGACCAACAACCAGAAAGTGTTTCCGGCTGCAAAGGCACGTTCCGGCAATTCCACTGTGAAATAAGGATCGCTGAATACAAACTGGCTCATGAATTCCGGTCCGGCGGTCAGACTGTCCAGAATATTGGTCACAATTTCACGGGCTTTTTCAAAGCAGGGACCGATATTTTCATGATCGTAATCGGGTAGGATCTTCTGCCCGTCCAGTCCCTCACCAAGGGCAGACATCTCCCGCGAGAACGAGGATAATTCCCCGATCATCTGCCGCAACAACCCGAAAGCATGCCATGGATGGATATGCGGGGCCGTGGCAAAATGATCCAATTGCGGGGCGTAACGGTTCAGGCTGCGCAGGACCAGCAAAAATACCGTGGAAGTGAAATCAAGATCGCCAGACCCGAGTCCGGCAGGGTTCTTATACTGCTCCAGCCTGCGGCAGCGCGAAGCCACCTGATCGCTGATATCGCTGAACACATGGCAGAGCCAGCGGGAAGCACTCAGGGTAATACAGGGCGGCACAAAGCTCTCATCAAGCCGCACCTCCTGCACATCACGCTCCAGCCGGGCCAGCGGAATTATGTTGTAGGCCCCCAGATCGTCCAGCTCATCTTCCCAGAACAGCCGCAGTACATAGCGCATGGGTTTGAGCTGGGCCGCAGGACCGCTACCCAGCAAATCCGGCTGTTCCACCGGGTCCGGAGAAACCGCATACATAGTGTTCACCGAAGCGGCAGTATCTTCAACCTGCGAAACATTGCCCCCTTCCGGGTTCCATTTGCGCAAACCCAGATAGACCATGAACGGCTTCCCGCCATCCTCCCAGGCTTTTTCAAAGGAACGTGGCTCGATATGGGCGTTACCTGGAAAGGTTACCAGATGTCCGTCATCAAAAAGTACTTCAATCTCGGTTACTTCTATTTGTCTACGCTCAAGTGCTCCTTTGCGGATTTTAAGACCGGCAACACCCCAGAAGTAAGGCATTCCATATTGGCGCAAAGCCCGGAAGCGATGCAACTGGTGCAGGTCCGAAAGCTGGAAATGCTGCGGTTGCAAGAATAATCCCTGATGCCAGAAAAGCGGCTTGTCAGCATGCATTTCCTACTCCCCCACCTTTTGCATTTCATTAGGCCCAAGGATGATCATAGCATCCAGTTTGGCCGGGGCATACCAAGTATCCCCCCACCAAAGCATGCCGGTTTCACTCACATCCATGGGAATCTGCCAAGTGCGGGAAGCCTTGCCCTGCAAATCATAATACCCGGCCACAACACCTACGAATTTGGTACCTTCGGCCCGGTCCATGACTATTGTAGAATTCTTTCCAGGCTGCACAAACTCACGCTTAACCTGCGTGACGCTGGGATCAAAGGAAGTACAATTAAAAAGCTTTTCCATTCCGGTGGAAGTCCCGGTCAATTCATTGAATTTGCTCAGGTTTGAAAGCTGATAAAAACAGAGCAGCAACGAATGCGGTGCCCCGTCATATTCATTTAAATTCTTATCCACACCCAGCTTAAACGAAACTGCATTAATCTGGTAAGTCCACTTCATCTGCTCCGGACTTGCTGCGGGTGTGGTTACGGTTGTCGGATTCACAGGTTTTTGCTTTCCACCACAGCCGCAAACAACCACAAGCAGTAGTAACAGGAGTATCAGTAATCTGCCGCGCACAATCCGCCCTCCGATTGCATAGTTGGAGCCACCAAAAGAGATTTCAGTACTAACATCAATTTACACAGAAAATAACTTTATGTCGACGACTGATGCAATTTTACAGCAAAATCACAACTCTTTATTTCCCCGAAAAGCAATATGCGCTAATATGGTTCCAATTCCTGTCTGCAATGTAACCACAGTGAGGTCTTCATGCATATTGAACTGCCGCCTTTCAACATCTTGATACTGGGCTATTTCTCCCCGGCACTGGAAACGGACAATCCCCCGTGCATAAAGGCTGATCCGTCTTCTCTTGACCAAGCCCTCGCAAAGCTTCAACCAACTCTGGATATTCCACTGGACCGCAATAAATTCCCCGCAGCAAGTATCAATATTTCCATCAGCAGGCTGGCCGACTTCAGGCCCAAGAACATCAGTCGCACCTCAGCGTTCAAGGCTATTCTTGATCAGATGGCTAAAGACAATCCCCCGTCAGAGCAGTCAACCGGTTCCAATCAAAGATATTCAGCACTGCTGGACGACATAATGTCCATGGTCGATAGCGAACAATCCGAACAACACCCTCCCAGTACAACCAGTCAGCATGATAGACCCAAAAGTGAACTTTTAAAGGCTATTTTCGCTGATCCTGCTTTCAGAATAATGGAAGCCGCATGGCGGGGGCTGGAATTGCTGGGACGGCAAGTTCCGTCCGGCAGCAAAACCAGCGTGGAATTCATGCTCGTGCCTATCACTGAAAACAATCTTCTTCCGGTTTTGGACAAACTTGATGAAGAGCTTGAAGCATCACCGCCGGATCTGATTCTGCTGGATCACGGTTTAAGCAATACCCCCCGGTCCATGGAAATTCTGGAAAGGATTATGAATTTCGCGGAATCCATGCTGGCCCCGGCAATGGTTGCATTCGGGCCGAAATTTCTTGAGCTGCAAAACTGGGCCGAAGCGGACAAACTGCCCTTTATCCCCGCCCTGCTGGAAGGGCCGGAATATGGACGCTGGAAAACCCTGCGCCAACAACCCAGCGCCGGATGGATTATGGGTTGCGCCGGGTCGATCATGGGCAGAACCATGCACGGGCCGGAAGCCGGGTTTGATCACACGTCCCTTTCCGAACGGGGACCGCTCTGGGTAAATTCCGTCTGGTCCGCAGCAGCACTTTGTGCGCGCAGTCTATTTAAGTATGGCAGGATTACGCTTTTTGCCGACCATTCCAGTGTCCGGCTGGAAGGGCTTCCCCTTGCGGAAGGGCCAAAACCAAGCCCGGTTAATCCCCCTTTGGGAACAGAACGAATCAAAGATTTCCGGCAGGCCGGAATAAACACCCTAGCCTTTAATGGTGATCAGGCTTTCCTGCTCGGCGCGATTTCCATGGATGGTAGCCCAATGAATCTACGGCTCTATCTGTCTCGGCTGATTCATTTCCTGATTCTGTTATCCAGTGAAAAGCGTAAAGAATTCAGCGAAATTGAATCACAGCTAACAGAAGCAGTATCACTCTTCCTACAAAAGCAGGGCTATCCGGAGCCGCAAAATTTGAGCATAAAAAAAGGAGAACCGTCCGGCGAGACGATTCCCCTTGAAATTTCACTTAGTCCCGGGACGGAAATCCTGCCCGGAAATGCGCCCATTAGTTTTGGGTTTAATTGGTAAGAAAAGCATTAATTCGATGCGCTACGCGCTTTTGATGAAAAATTTCGCCTCCGGCGGCTTAAACCCTTTGAAAAGGGTTTAAGAATCCCAAACTTTTTTAATAAGGCTTCGCCACATTCTATAGTAGTACTTCACTTGCTTCAAATCATTTAAGTTGTAACGAATAAAACTCCGCATCATCGCCGTCCGGGAATTCACCGAAGATCAGTGCGTCCGGTGTCCCGGTTACTTTTACGAAATATGATTCATTTTCACTCAGCCCGTTTTTCACGGCCCAGCCGATGAATTCCTTGCCGCCAAGTTCCATCTTCAAGCCCTTCATGGGGTAATTGAGT contains:
- the tssJ gene encoding type VI secretion system lipoprotein TssJ, whose translation is MRGRLLILLLLLLVVVCGCGGKQKPVNPTTVTTPAASPEQMKWTYQINAVSFKLGVDKNLNEYDGAPHSLLLCFYQLSNLSKFNELTGTSTGMEKLFNCTSFDPSVTQVKREFVQPGKNSTIVMDRAEGTKFVGVVAGYYDLQGKASRTWQIPMDVSETGMLWWGDTWYAPAKLDAMIILGPNEMQKVGE
- the tssK gene encoding type VI secretion system baseplate subunit TssK; its protein translation is MHADKPLFWHQGLFLQPQHFQLSDLHQLHRFRALRQYGMPYFWGVAGLKIRKGALERRQIEVTEIEVLFDDGHLVTFPGNAHIEPRSFEKAWEDGGKPFMVYLGLRKWNPEGGNVSQVEDTAASVNTMYAVSPDPVEQPDLLGSGPAAQLKPMRYVLRLFWEDELDDLGAYNIIPLARLERDVQEVRLDESFVPPCITLSASRWLCHVFSDISDQVASRCRRLEQYKNPAGLGSGDLDFTSTVFLLVLRSLNRYAPQLDHFATAPHIHPWHAFGLLRQMIGELSSFSREMSALGEGLDGQKILPDYDHENIGPCFEKAREIVTNILDSLTAGPEFMSQFVFSDPYFTVELPERAFAAGNTFWLLVKTENPEQSLPELLNIAKLSATHGMSTLLARAVQGIGMIHMENLPPGLPRSKGALCFRVDTDSPHWEDVIRSGSLSLYWDSAPSDLAVYIAAMRG